The Geobacillus stearothermophilus ATCC 12980 genome contains a region encoding:
- a CDS encoding YuzL family protein has translation MPKRKKDRSKTGVSAPEVRGQGTTQTETCAYELDSARKKTKID, from the coding sequence GTGCCGAAGCGGAAAAAAGACCGTTCGAAAACGGGCGTCAGCGCCCCGGAGGTGAGGGGACAAGGCACGACGCAAACGGAAACATGCGCCTACGAGCTTGATTCTGCGCGCAAAAAAACGAAAATCGACTGA